In Saccharolobus solfataricus, a genomic segment contains:
- a CDS encoding 50S ribosomal protein L10 yields the protein MKRLALALKQRKVASWKLEEVKELTELIKNSNTILIGNLEGFPADKLHEIRKKLRGKATIKVTKNTLFKIAAKNAGIDIEKLEQYLTGPNVFIFTKDNPFITNMFFENYKLRRYAMPGDKAEEEVVIPAGDTGMPAGPILSVFGKLKVQTKVQDGKVHVVKDTVVAKPGDVIPAEALPILQKLGIMPVYVKLKIKVAYHEGLVIPAESLKLDLEGYRSNITEAYRNAFTLAVEIAYPTPDVLKFTISKVFKNAIALASEIGYITPESAQAVISKAVAKAYALATAIGGKVDLGVQLPTVQQSQSQQPAAEEKKEEKKEEEKKGPSEEEIASGLASLFG from the coding sequence GTGAAAAGATTGGCTCTAGCCTTGAAACAGAGAAAAGTTGCCAGTTGGAAGCTTGAAGAAGTCAAGGAATTAACTGAACTTATTAAAAACAGCAATACTATACTAATTGGAAATCTTGAAGGTTTCCCTGCAGATAAATTACATGAAATTAGGAAGAAATTAAGAGGAAAAGCCACAATAAAAGTAACTAAAAATACTTTATTCAAGATAGCTGCCAAAAATGCTGGTATAGATATAGAAAAGCTTGAGCAATATTTAACTGGTCCAAACGTTTTCATATTCACTAAAGATAATCCATTCATAACTAACATGTTCTTTGAAAATTATAAATTAAGAAGGTACGCCATGCCAGGCGATAAGGCTGAAGAAGAAGTTGTAATTCCAGCTGGAGATACTGGGATGCCTGCAGGACCAATATTAAGCGTATTTGGAAAGCTAAAGGTACAAACTAAGGTACAAGATGGTAAGGTACACGTAGTAAAAGATACAGTAGTAGCGAAACCTGGTGATGTAATCCCTGCAGAGGCCTTACCAATTTTACAGAAACTTGGAATAATGCCAGTATATGTAAAATTAAAGATAAAAGTAGCGTATCATGAAGGTTTAGTAATTCCCGCTGAAAGTCTAAAACTTGATTTAGAAGGTTATAGGAGTAATATAACTGAAGCTTATAGGAACGCATTCACTCTTGCAGTAGAGATAGCGTATCCAACTCCAGATGTATTAAAGTTTACAATTAGTAAGGTATTTAAGAATGCGATCGCACTAGCATCTGAGATAGGCTACATTACACCAGAATCAGCCCAAGCGGTAATATCTAAAGCTGTAGCTAAAGCATATGCATTAGCTACCGCGATCGGCGGAAAAGTAGATTTAGGAGTACAGTTACCTACAGTACAACAGAGCCAGAGCCAACAACCTGCTGCAGAAGAGAAGAAAGAAGAAAAGAAAGAAGAAGAAAAGAAAGGACCAAGCGAAGAAGAAATTGCAAGCGGACTTGCATCCTTATTTGGATGA
- a CDS encoding protein translocase SEC61 complex subunit gamma has protein sequence MSSNKIINWFRRLREDWNRIITVARKPDRNFFSLNLKVTLLVLAVVGVLAYIIQLALTLIGV, from the coding sequence GTGAGTTCAAATAAGATAATTAACTGGTTCAGAAGGCTTAGAGAGGATTGGAATAGAATAATTACAGTAGCGAGGAAACCGGATAGAAACTTTTTCTCACTTAACCTTAAAGTTACTTTACTAGTATTAGCCGTAGTAGGTGTATTAGCTTACATAATTCAACTTGCGTTGACATTAATTGGGGTGTAA
- the ftsY gene encoding signal recognition particle-docking protein FtsY: protein MTDQSVTSEVKEETKEERKSGGSIFDVFRYREIKEKDIEDFIEELRYQLLESDVSFEVTEKILEDLKENIIGKKVKRSDDLERIVKDSLKKSITEIITKNNAINVLEEIKKSPKPYIIIFFGINGVGKTTTIAKFAYMLKKNGLSCIISASDTFRAAAQEQLEVHSRNLEIPLIKGRYGGDPASVAFDAIRAAKSRGIDVVLIDTAGRMHTDTDLVNELKRVVNIAKPNLKILVLDSLGGNDALEQAKYFENNVGFDLVILTKVDADVKGGVILSLAYELNKPVGYLGIGQAYDDLIPFNAEWFIQRLFS, encoded by the coding sequence ATAACGGATCAATCAGTAACTAGTGAAGTAAAGGAAGAAACTAAAGAAGAGAGGAAGAGTGGTGGAAGTATTTTTGATGTTTTTAGATATAGAGAAATTAAGGAGAAAGATATAGAAGACTTCATAGAGGAATTGAGATATCAGCTACTGGAAAGTGACGTTTCTTTTGAAGTTACTGAGAAAATTCTTGAAGATCTGAAAGAAAACATAATCGGCAAAAAGGTAAAACGAAGCGATGATCTTGAAAGAATAGTAAAGGATTCTCTGAAAAAATCTATCACTGAGATAATAACAAAGAATAATGCCATAAATGTATTAGAAGAAATAAAAAAATCACCAAAACCTTATATAATAATATTTTTCGGAATAAACGGAGTAGGTAAAACTACAACTATTGCGAAATTTGCATATATGCTTAAAAAAAATGGCTTATCGTGTATTATTTCAGCTTCAGATACGTTTAGAGCAGCAGCGCAAGAACAGTTGGAAGTTCATTCAAGAAACTTAGAGATACCTTTAATTAAAGGTAGATATGGAGGTGACCCTGCCTCAGTTGCTTTTGATGCAATACGTGCAGCTAAAAGTAGGGGTATAGATGTAGTCTTAATAGATACTGCTGGAAGAATGCATACTGACACTGATTTAGTGAATGAGCTAAAGAGAGTTGTTAATATTGCAAAGCCAAATCTAAAAATATTAGTTTTAGACTCCCTAGGTGGAAACGATGCATTAGAGCAAGCTAAATACTTCGAAAATAATGTTGGATTCGATCTAGTAATATTAACTAAAGTCGATGCAGATGTAAAAGGCGGTGTAATATTATCGTTAGCTTATGAATTAAATAAGCCTGTTGGATATTTAGGAATAGGTCAGGCTTATGATGATCTAATTCCATTTAATGCCGAATGGTTCATTCAGAGATTATTCAGTTAA
- the rpl12p gene encoding 50S ribosomal protein P1, translated as MEYIYASLLLHSAKKEISEDALKNVLTAAGISVDEVRLKAVVAALKEVNIDEVLKNAAAMPVAVAAQPQATQAQPAAEEKKEEKKEEEKKGPSEEEIASGLASLFG; from the coding sequence ATGGAGTACATATATGCGAGTCTCCTATTACATTCAGCTAAGAAGGAAATAAGTGAAGATGCTCTAAAGAATGTACTAACTGCAGCTGGTATAAGTGTAGATGAGGTAAGATTAAAAGCCGTAGTAGCTGCATTAAAAGAAGTAAATATTGATGAAGTACTAAAGAATGCTGCAGCTATGCCGGTAGCAGTAGCTGCACAACCACAAGCAACTCAAGCACAACCTGCTGCAGAAGAGAAGAAAGAAGAAAAGAAAGAAGAAGAAAAGAAAGGACCAAGCGAAGAAGAAATTGCAAGCGGGTTAGCCTCACTATTCGGCTAA
- the pfdA gene encoding prefoldin subunit alpha: MSQGQGGITLDELIAQADYLKRYIDSLQRTQLELLESINSIDSAKQAIETMKSGNKEMLVFIDRKGYLLAKVGGIIGDKVTVHLGLSYYAEVDLDSAIKILDKRKDEISKAAQDLNNELQKAASTYNQIVDILNQIQQAAARRQQGE, encoded by the coding sequence ATGAGTCAAGGACAAGGAGGTATAACATTAGACGAATTAATAGCACAAGCAGATTACCTAAAAAGGTACATAGATTCATTGCAGAGAACTCAACTAGAATTGCTAGAGTCGATAAACTCAATAGACTCTGCAAAACAAGCGATAGAGACGATGAAGAGTGGAAATAAAGAAATGTTAGTCTTCATTGATAGAAAAGGATATCTTTTAGCAAAAGTAGGGGGTATAATAGGAGATAAGGTAACTGTTCATTTAGGTTTATCTTATTATGCAGAAGTGGACCTAGACTCAGCTATAAAGATTCTTGATAAGAGAAAGGATGAGATAAGTAAGGCAGCCCAAGATCTAAATAATGAACTTCAAAAAGCTGCTAGTACATATAATCAGATAGTTGACATACTAAATCAAATACAGCAAGCAGCTGCCAGGAGACAACAAGGTGAATAA
- a CDS encoding 50S ribosomal protein L11, producing the protein MPIKTIKIMVEGGNVKPGPPLAPTLSQLGLNVGEVVKKLNEATSSFKGMSVPVTIEVDSSTKKYEIKVGIPTTTALLLKEAGASEPSGDPAHKKIGNLSLEQVIKIAIMKKPGLTTKSLKAALKSMLGTAKSIGLTVDNRDPKELVKEVEEGKYDDLLAKYENEWNGVKE; encoded by the coding sequence GTGCCCATAAAAACAATAAAAATAATGGTAGAAGGAGGTAATGTTAAGCCAGGACCACCATTAGCGCCAACACTTTCGCAGTTAGGGTTAAATGTAGGAGAAGTTGTCAAGAAATTAAATGAGGCTACTAGTAGTTTTAAAGGCATGTCAGTTCCAGTTACTATAGAAGTCGATAGTAGTACTAAAAAATATGAGATAAAAGTCGGAATACCTACTACTACTGCATTATTATTAAAGGAAGCCGGTGCTAGTGAACCATCTGGAGATCCCGCACATAAAAAGATAGGTAATTTATCGTTAGAACAAGTAATTAAAATAGCAATTATGAAAAAACCGGGGTTAACTACTAAATCGTTAAAGGCTGCATTAAAAAGTATGCTAGGTACAGCTAAGTCTATCGGACTAACAGTGGATAATAGAGACCCTAAAGAACTAGTAAAGGAAGTGGAAGAAGGTAAATACGATGATTTATTAGCAAAATATGAGAATGAATGGAATGGGGTGAAAGAGTAA
- a CDS encoding transcription elongation factor Spt5, whose amino-acid sequence MEKPNMRNYYAIKVVGGQEINVALMLEERIKTNNIKGIYAIIVPPNLKGYVVLEAEGLHIVKPLIAGIRNARGLAQGLLPRDEILKIVSRKTVGPTVKPGDVVEVISGPFRGTQAQVIRVEEAKGEVVLNILESAFPLQVTVPLDQIKVSKR is encoded by the coding sequence GTGGAAAAACCGAATATGAGAAACTATTATGCTATAAAGGTGGTTGGAGGGCAAGAAATAAATGTAGCTTTAATGCTGGAAGAAAGAATAAAAACTAATAATATTAAAGGAATATACGCAATAATTGTTCCACCCAATTTAAAAGGATATGTAGTTCTAGAGGCAGAGGGTTTACATATAGTTAAACCATTAATTGCTGGGATAAGGAATGCAAGAGGTCTTGCACAAGGTTTACTACCTAGAGATGAAATATTAAAGATTGTATCTAGAAAAACTGTAGGTCCTACTGTAAAACCTGGTGATGTAGTAGAAGTAATTTCTGGTCCCTTTAGGGGTACTCAAGCTCAAGTGATAAGGGTTGAGGAAGCTAAAGGAGAGGTAGTGTTAAATATTTTAGAATCAGCATTTCCATTACAAGTCACAGTTCCTCTAGATCAAATTAAGGTCTCAAAGAGGTGA
- the thiI gene encoding tRNA uracil 4-sulfurtransferase ThiI, with product MLVIIRPSGEIALKSPRSRRNFEYTLINNIRNTIGGGKIWRSQGVILLEVNDNNANIEALSEVFGISSFSPVIAIKSNNLEDIVNKAKEIFAEIVKGKIFAVRAKRIGSHSFTSLDVERRAGEALYPYSKGVDLENPEVEIFIEIRNEMTYFYHKVIKGPKGLPVGVAGKTVVLFSGGIDSPVATWMMMKRGSVPIILNFNLGGDLHKELVLKELNMLKRWSGGHKLKIFIVKGTDVFIKLSQVERRSRVVMLKRVMYKTAEKLCEKTNAKSITTGESLSQVSSQTMANLYVTEYGIKYPIFRPLIGFDKEEIVDIARKIGTYKHSIKLPEYCAISTKARTSEDLNEILKNEERLNVDYEKILENSEVIEL from the coding sequence ATGTTAGTAATTATAAGACCATCAGGTGAAATTGCACTTAAATCGCCAAGGTCTAGGAGGAATTTTGAGTATACATTAATCAATAATATAAGAAATACTATAGGAGGAGGGAAAATATGGAGATCACAAGGAGTAATCCTATTAGAAGTTAACGATAATAACGCGAACATAGAGGCACTTAGCGAGGTATTCGGTATATCGTCTTTCTCGCCAGTAATAGCAATTAAATCAAATAATTTGGAAGATATAGTTAACAAAGCTAAAGAAATTTTTGCGGAGATAGTTAAAGGCAAAATTTTCGCAGTAAGAGCAAAAAGAATAGGATCTCACAGTTTTACTAGCCTAGATGTTGAAAGAAGAGCTGGTGAAGCTTTATATCCATATTCTAAAGGAGTAGATCTAGAGAACCCTGAAGTTGAGATATTTATAGAAATTAGAAATGAGATGACGTACTTCTATCATAAGGTTATTAAAGGACCGAAGGGTTTACCGGTCGGTGTTGCAGGGAAGACAGTTGTGTTGTTTTCTGGTGGCATTGATTCACCTGTAGCCACATGGATGATGATGAAAAGAGGGTCAGTTCCCATTATTTTAAACTTCAATTTGGGCGGAGACCTACATAAGGAGTTAGTATTAAAAGAATTAAATATGCTTAAAAGATGGAGTGGAGGACATAAATTAAAAATATTTATCGTAAAGGGTACAGATGTGTTTATTAAGTTATCGCAAGTTGAGAGAAGAAGCCGTGTAGTCATGTTAAAGAGAGTGATGTATAAAACGGCTGAAAAGCTGTGCGAAAAAACGAATGCTAAATCGATTACCACCGGGGAATCACTTTCGCAAGTATCGTCACAAACTATGGCTAATTTATACGTAACTGAATATGGGATAAAGTATCCTATTTTTAGACCTCTAATTGGATTTGATAAGGAAGAAATCGTTGACATCGCAAGGAAAATTGGAACTTACAAACACTCAATAAAACTTCCAGAATATTGCGCAATCTCAACTAAAGCTAGGACCTCTGAGGATCTTAATGAAATATTAAAGAATGAAGAGAGGCTAAATGTTGATTACGAGAAGATACTTGAAAACTCGGAGGTAATTGAATTATGA
- a CDS encoding DUF434 domain-containing protein has product MYFTDVFREAYLDYKYFLNRDYSRKVVLDIIAAKYNLSSLERLLLYRCVHSDKEIEIIKGKINNEEREVVLDGYNLALTLISAINNDELYLCDDGFLRDLGLGRHKSSEIISDTLILISEYCEKYRIKCEIILDKQLSKSGEITSKLRKKGIEIRTVNKADKEIIISNKAVYSNDFVILFKSQKISTILNTIFFESTFKILKGPWIANLEEKL; this is encoded by the coding sequence ATGTATTTCACAGATGTTTTTAGGGAGGCTTATTTGGATTATAAATATTTTTTAAATAGAGACTATTCTAGAAAGGTTGTCCTTGATATAATAGCTGCTAAATACAACTTATCTAGCTTAGAACGACTCTTATTATATCGCTGCGTACATTCCGATAAGGAAATAGAAATAATTAAAGGAAAAATAAACAACGAAGAAAGAGAAGTTGTATTGGACGGATATAATTTAGCTTTAACACTAATTTCTGCGATAAATAATGACGAGTTATATCTATGTGATGATGGATTCCTTAGAGATCTAGGTTTAGGAAGACACAAATCTAGTGAGATAATATCCGATACATTGATACTAATTTCTGAATATTGTGAGAAATATAGAATAAAATGTGAAATAATACTTGATAAACAGTTAAGTAAAAGTGGCGAAATAACAAGTAAATTAAGGAAAAAAGGAATAGAAATAAGAACTGTTAACAAGGCTGATAAAGAGATAATAATTTCAAATAAAGCTGTTTATAGTAACGATTTCGTAATTCTGTTCAAATCACAAAAAATTTCTACTATCTTAAACACGATATTTTTCGAAAGCACGTTTAAGATACTTAAGGGACCTTGGATTGCTAATCTTGAAGAAAAACTTTAA
- the alaS gene encoding alanine--tRNA ligase codes for MKASEEEYKLNFFIKNDFKRKICKSCQTPFWTKDDKKEYCSDIPCTDYYFFDINIKSQPLTVKEAREKFLSFFEKRGHTRIPPKPVLARWREDLYLTIASIVDFQPHVTSGLVPPPANPLVVSQPSIRLEDIDNVGVTFGRHLTTFEMAAHHAFNYPDRYVYWKDETTAYATEFFTKELGIPEEELNFKESWWEGGGNAGPCLEVTVGGLELATLVFMQYKITDNGDYIPLKLKIVDTGYGVERIAWVTQKTPSAFHAIYGNLVYKFFDKIGVAYIDETLLKVASRFAGKIDPDNPDTIKIHRQMVSKELGIDIKNVEEELDRAAKVFQILDHTKTIMLMLADGLVPSNSGEGYLGRLVIRRALKVLRLLKSDVRLYELVKEQIGFWKEDFPQVLKNKDYILDAVELEQQRFEKILEKVPSIASTLARKSEITTEDLIQVYDSNGVPPDLLEEELKKKRVKFELPRNFYALVAKRHQTSTIKNVYDKVKLPKDLLEYITTLQPTEKLYYKDQYMRSFEGKVLGIYKNYLILDKTTFYPEGGGQLGDTGLIIDEKSSKRYEVVDTQKVNDVIIHVLKEEPSTIKVGDNVRGEINWERRYRLMRHHTVTHVILAAAKKVLGDHIWQAGAEKTPEKGRLDITHHKALTEEEVKLIENYANSVISDRRPVKPLEMNRMEAEMKYGVSIYEGGVPNSATIRLLEIKDWDIESCGGTHVSNTSEIGAVKIINVERIQDGIIRLEYVAGPALVDYIRETEAKIAEASKIIGTSPDQLPSRLRRILNEVEKKNNLIIQYRRIVETELLNSLKPYEINGNKIYIIEGLNDEEENKEILRKLTSTDNTIAISISDNRLQIATSKNMRVDKIVEELLKGGGKGGGKGTFANVILSSKKSKEEIIDIVRKSL; via the coding sequence ATGAAAGCTAGTGAAGAGGAGTACAAACTAAATTTTTTTATCAAAAATGATTTTAAGCGAAAAATATGCAAATCATGCCAAACACCATTTTGGACCAAGGACGATAAAAAAGAATATTGTTCAGATATACCTTGTACTGATTATTATTTTTTTGACATAAATATAAAAAGCCAACCATTAACAGTTAAGGAAGCCAGGGAGAAATTCCTTTCATTCTTTGAGAAGAGAGGACATACAAGGATACCTCCTAAACCAGTTTTGGCTAGATGGAGAGAGGACTTATACTTAACAATAGCGAGCATTGTTGACTTTCAGCCCCATGTGACTAGCGGCTTAGTTCCTCCACCCGCAAATCCCCTAGTGGTTTCACAACCTTCAATAAGATTAGAAGATATAGATAATGTGGGAGTAACGTTTGGAAGGCATTTAACTACGTTCGAAATGGCCGCACATCATGCCTTCAACTATCCAGATCGTTATGTGTATTGGAAGGACGAAACGACAGCATATGCCACAGAATTCTTCACAAAGGAGTTAGGAATACCAGAAGAGGAATTAAACTTCAAAGAGTCGTGGTGGGAAGGAGGAGGAAACGCCGGACCTTGCCTAGAAGTTACAGTAGGTGGATTAGAGTTAGCAACATTAGTATTTATGCAATATAAGATAACTGATAATGGTGATTACATTCCACTGAAATTAAAAATTGTAGATACCGGGTATGGTGTGGAAAGGATTGCATGGGTAACACAAAAGACTCCCTCTGCATTTCATGCGATATATGGTAATTTAGTATACAAATTCTTTGACAAAATAGGAGTAGCTTACATAGATGAGACACTACTAAAAGTAGCATCTAGATTTGCTGGTAAGATAGACCCAGATAACCCAGATACTATAAAAATTCATAGACAAATGGTTAGCAAGGAATTAGGAATTGATATCAAGAATGTTGAAGAAGAATTAGATAGGGCAGCTAAGGTATTTCAGATCTTAGACCATACGAAAACAATAATGCTAATGCTAGCTGATGGTCTAGTTCCTTCCAACTCTGGTGAAGGATATCTTGGCAGACTCGTTATAAGAAGAGCCTTAAAAGTACTAAGATTACTCAAATCGGATGTAAGACTGTATGAACTAGTAAAAGAGCAAATAGGCTTCTGGAAAGAAGATTTTCCGCAAGTATTAAAGAATAAAGATTACATATTAGACGCAGTGGAACTAGAACAACAGAGATTTGAGAAGATTTTGGAAAAAGTTCCATCTATAGCCTCAACTTTAGCTAGAAAGAGCGAAATTACAACAGAAGACTTAATACAAGTTTACGATTCTAATGGCGTTCCCCCGGATCTACTAGAAGAGGAACTAAAGAAAAAGAGAGTAAAATTTGAACTACCGCGTAACTTTTACGCATTAGTAGCTAAGAGACACCAAACCTCAACAATCAAAAACGTATATGATAAGGTTAAGTTGCCCAAGGATTTATTAGAATATATTACTACACTACAACCAACTGAAAAATTATACTATAAAGACCAGTATATGAGATCTTTTGAAGGAAAAGTGTTGGGAATCTATAAGAACTACTTGATTTTAGATAAGACCACATTTTATCCAGAGGGAGGAGGCCAATTAGGTGATACTGGCCTCATAATTGATGAAAAAAGTAGTAAAAGATATGAAGTTGTAGATACGCAGAAAGTAAACGATGTGATAATACATGTACTAAAGGAGGAGCCATCAACAATAAAGGTTGGAGATAATGTAAGAGGGGAAATTAATTGGGAAAGAAGGTATCGTTTAATGAGACATCACACAGTAACACACGTAATACTTGCAGCCGCTAAAAAAGTATTAGGTGACCATATATGGCAAGCTGGAGCTGAAAAAACGCCAGAAAAGGGAAGACTAGATATTACTCATCATAAAGCTTTAACTGAGGAAGAAGTTAAGCTAATAGAGAATTACGCAAATAGTGTAATATCAGATAGAAGACCAGTTAAACCTTTAGAAATGAACAGAATGGAAGCTGAAATGAAATATGGAGTATCGATATATGAGGGTGGAGTACCTAATTCTGCAACAATCAGATTATTGGAGATAAAGGACTGGGATATAGAGAGTTGTGGAGGAACTCATGTAAGTAATACTAGTGAGATAGGAGCCGTGAAAATAATTAACGTGGAGAGAATACAAGATGGTATAATAAGACTTGAATATGTTGCGGGACCAGCGTTAGTTGACTATATTAGGGAAACTGAAGCAAAAATTGCTGAAGCTTCGAAAATAATAGGTACTTCTCCAGATCAACTACCTAGCAGATTGAGAAGAATACTTAATGAAGTTGAGAAAAAAAATAATTTAATAATCCAATATAGAAGAATAGTTGAAACTGAATTGCTAAATAGTCTGAAGCCTTACGAAATTAACGGTAATAAAATATATATCATAGAGGGATTAAATGACGAGGAGGAAAACAAGGAGATACTAAGAAAATTAACTTCCACAGATAATACTATTGCAATATCCATCTCTGATAATAGATTACAAATTGCCACGTCTAAAAATATGAGAGTAGATAAGATAGTAGAAGAATTACTAAAGGGAGGAGGAAAAGGAGGAGGAAAAGGTACATTTGCAAACGTAATTCTAAGTAGTAAAAAGAGTAAAGAAGAAATAATAGATATAGTAAGAAAATCGCTATAA
- the rpl18a gene encoding 50S ribosomal protein L18Ae, which produces MSGIKFYLVKGTALFGESHYPEKRKFVKIVRALNEKQAIEYVYSHFGSKNKIKRYNIKIEQISEIKEEEIPDRRIRELAKVDKIIM; this is translated from the coding sequence ATGAGTGGAATAAAATTTTACCTTGTCAAAGGAACTGCACTATTTGGCGAATCCCACTATCCAGAAAAGAGAAAATTTGTAAAGATAGTTAGAGCATTGAATGAAAAACAAGCTATTGAGTACGTTTATTCACATTTTGGCAGCAAGAATAAGATAAAGCGATATAACATAAAAATAGAGCAAATAAGTGAAATAAAGGAAGAAGAAATTCCAGATAGAAGAATAAGAGAATTAGCTAAAGTTGATAAAATTATAATGTGA
- a CDS encoding inositol-3-phosphate synthase — translation MIRIALIGVGNVASALVQSIELIRNGKEIYGILDLPIRPNDIEIVAAFDIDKRKVNKRLREAIFTKPNVVDKYVDVKNDIIVMRGPTLDGRVGILSNIIEESEEEPVDIVDVLKKEKVDVVVNLLPTGATSASNFYAKASLEAGSAFINTTPSPTAKEFKDQFMEKRLPILGDDLLSQIGGTITHAGIIEFLKSRGVKVLKSYQIDIAGSTEALVALEDWRKDLKKSLKSSFISSFTNDVEVVAGTSDYVEFLKDRRVSYMVIEGLYGIGVPIRIDISLKTYDSFNAVAPLIDLIRIAKLLGRHGIGGAVKEVCYYYFKDPPEKAKSIMDAKRSLDSLLNKLLG, via the coding sequence TTGATTAGAATTGCCTTAATTGGAGTAGGTAATGTGGCTTCTGCATTAGTGCAATCTATAGAACTGATTAGAAATGGCAAAGAGATTTACGGAATATTAGATCTCCCAATAAGGCCAAATGATATAGAGATAGTAGCGGCTTTCGATATTGACAAGAGGAAAGTTAATAAGAGGCTTAGAGAGGCTATATTCACTAAACCAAATGTAGTTGATAAGTATGTAGACGTTAAAAACGATATAATTGTAATGAGAGGTCCTACTCTCGATGGAAGAGTTGGGATTCTTTCAAATATTATTGAAGAATCTGAAGAAGAACCTGTTGATATAGTTGACGTTTTAAAGAAAGAGAAGGTAGACGTGGTAGTAAATTTATTACCAACTGGGGCAACAAGCGCAAGTAATTTCTATGCTAAGGCTTCCTTAGAGGCTGGTTCTGCTTTCATAAACACTACTCCTTCCCCAACTGCTAAGGAATTTAAAGATCAATTTATGGAGAAAAGACTTCCAATCTTAGGCGATGATTTATTAAGTCAAATAGGAGGAACAATAACACATGCTGGTATTATTGAGTTTTTAAAAAGTAGAGGAGTAAAAGTTCTAAAGTCTTATCAAATAGACATTGCTGGTTCTACAGAAGCTCTCGTAGCCTTGGAAGACTGGAGAAAAGATCTCAAAAAGAGCTTAAAGTCCTCCTTCATATCTTCTTTTACGAACGACGTTGAAGTTGTAGCGGGGACATCTGATTACGTAGAGTTTCTAAAGGACAGAAGGGTTAGTTATATGGTAATTGAAGGATTATATGGAATAGGAGTTCCAATAAGAATTGACATTTCTCTGAAAACATACGATTCTTTCAATGCAGTAGCTCCTCTAATAGATCTAATAAGAATTGCAAAGCTCTTAGGACGTCATGGTATTGGTGGTGCTGTAAAAGAGGTTTGTTATTACTACTTTAAAGACCCTCCAGAAAAGGCTAAGAGTATTATGGATGCTAAAAGATCATTAGATTCCCTTTTAAATAAGCTTTTAGGATAA
- a CDS encoding 50S ribosomal protein L1 produces the protein MQIVDRSNLEASLKLALSPENNPKRNFVQSVEIIVTFKEVDMKKGDLKLREIVVLPKPPEKTKKVLVVPTIQQLEYAKKAEPNTILTKEELQKLQGNKRAIKKIARQNDWFLIAPDSMALVGRILGPALGPRGKFPTPLPNTADISEYILRFKRSTLVKTKDQPQTQVFIGTESQQIADLAENALAVLNVIESKGYAQKVRNIYVKTTMGKVVKVELR, from the coding sequence ATGCAAATTGTTGATAGAAGTAATCTTGAAGCTTCTCTTAAGCTAGCACTATCTCCCGAAAACAACCCTAAGAGAAACTTTGTCCAAAGCGTAGAGATAATAGTTACGTTTAAAGAAGTAGACATGAAAAAGGGAGACTTAAAATTAAGAGAAATAGTAGTATTGCCTAAGCCTCCGGAAAAAACAAAGAAAGTTTTAGTAGTCCCAACTATTCAGCAACTAGAGTACGCAAAGAAAGCCGAACCTAACACCATTTTAACCAAAGAAGAATTACAAAAACTTCAAGGGAACAAGAGGGCAATTAAAAAAATAGCTCGTCAAAATGATTGGTTTCTGATAGCCCCAGACTCAATGGCTTTAGTAGGTAGAATATTAGGTCCAGCTTTAGGTCCAAGAGGGAAATTCCCGACTCCATTGCCAAATACTGCAGACATCTCAGAATATATACTACGATTTAAGAGATCAACATTAGTTAAGACGAAAGATCAACCACAAACACAAGTATTTATAGGCACTGAAAGCCAGCAAATTGCAGACTTAGCTGAAAACGCACTAGCAGTACTAAACGTAATAGAATCTAAAGGGTACGCCCAAAAGGTAAGGAATATATATGTAAAAACTACTATGGGTAAGGTAGTAAAAGTAGAGTTAAGGTGA